In Fusobacterium sp. SYSU M8D902, the DNA window GGAAGTTTCATAGAAGCTTTTCTTAATGCTGCTATAGCTTTCTCTTCAGTTACTCCTGAAACTTCGAACATCATTCTTCCAGGTAAAACTACTGCTACCCAACCTTCAACGCTTCCTTTACCTTTACCCATTCTCACTCCAGCTGGTCTAGCTGTGATAGGTTTGTCAGGGAATATTCTTATGAAAGTTTTTCCTTCTCTTTTGAATGTTCTGTTGATTGCAACCCTGCATGATTCTATTTGTCTATTTGTTATCCAGTGTGGCTCAAGAGCTTGTAGTCCGTAATCTCCGAACGCTACAGTGTTACCTCTTTGAGCTGTACCTTTCATTCTACCTCTAAACATTTTTCTATGTTTTGTTCTTTTTGGCATTAACATGACTACGCTTCTCCTCCTTCCCTTTTAGTTGGAAGAACTTCACCATGGAAAACCCATACTTTTATTCCAAGAGCTCCATAAGTTGTGTGAGCTGTTGCTGTTGCATAATCAATATCAGCTCTTAATGTATGTAAAGGAACTTTTCCTTCAACTACCCACTCAGCTCTGGCAATTTCTGCTCCATTTAGTCTTCCTGAAACCATAACTTTGATTCCTTTAGCTCCAGCTCTCATAGCTCTCATTACAGCTTGGCTTACAGCTCTTTTGTATGCTACCCTTTTCTCGATAGATGTAGCAATGTTTTCAGCAACTAGTACAGCATCTTTGTTAAATTCTTTAACTTCTTGTACTTTTACAGTTACTTTCTTTCCTGTTAATTTCTCAAGATTTACTCTTAAGTTATCTATTTCAGCACCTTTTCTTCCGATGATTATTCCTGCTTTAGCTGTGTAAACAAGAACTACTACATTTGAAGGAGAAGTTCTTTCGATCTTTACCTTCGCTATTCCTGCGTGGAAGTAGTTTTTCTTGACATACTCTCTGATTTTTACATCTTCATGGAAGTACTTAGCGTATTCCTTTTTATCTGCATACCAGTTAGAATCCCAAGATCTTGTTATTCCAAGTCTTAGTCCTCTAGGGTCTACTTTTTGTCCCACAGTCTTACCTCCTTAAACTACTTTTCAGAAACAGCAACAACAATGTGAGCTGTTGGCTTTCTGATTATATCTGCTCTTCCCATAGCTCTAGGCATTATTCTCTTAAGAGCTGGTCCATCATTTATCATAATTGTTGAAACTACTAACTTATCTTCGTCCATTTTGAAGTTGTTAGTTGCATTAGCAATAGCTGATGCTAATGTCTTCTTTATTAATCTAGCTGATTTTTTATTTGTATATTCTAGAATATCTAATGCTTCTAGTGCTGATTTTCCTCTCACTAAGTCAGCTACTAATCTAGCTTTTCTAGGAGACATTCTTACGTATCTCGTAATTGCTCTAGCTTCCACTAGTCCAACCTCCTCTTTACTTTCTCAAATATATGCTTAATTGAAATTATTTTTTCTTTTTCTTGTCTACTCCGTGTCCATAGTAAGTTCTAGTTGGAGCGAATTCTCCTAATTTATGTCCAACCATTTGCTCAGTTACGTGAACAGGGATATGTTTTTTCCCGTTATATACACCAAAAGTGATTCCGATGAAGTTAGGGAATATTGTTGATCTTCTTGACCAAGTCTTAATAACTGCTTTTAAGTTTTCAGAAGCTACTGCCTCTTCTACTTTTTTCATTAAGTGGTGGTCACAGAAAGGTCCTTTTTTTAATGATCTAGCCATTCCTTATTAGCCTCCTCTCGAATTTAGAATTACTTATCGTTTCTTCTTCTTACGATAAACTTATCTGTAGTTTTCTTACCTCTAGTTTTAACACCTAAAGCAGGTTTTCCCCAAGGTGTTAAAGGAGCTTTTCTACCTACAGGATTCTTTCCTTCTCCTCCTCCATGAGGGTGATCACAAGGGTTCATTACAGATCCTCTTACATGAGGTCTTTTTCCCATATGTCTGTTTCTTCCAGCTTTACCAATTTGTACTAAGCTATGTTCTGAGTTTCCTACTTCACCGATTGTAGCCATACATTCACCGTGAATTAATCTTAACTCACCTGATGGTAACTCAACGTGACAGTAAGTTCCTTCTTTTGCAACTAGTCTTGCTGCAGTTCCTGCAGATCTAACTAATTGTCCACCCTTTCCTCTTTGTAGTTCAATATTGTGAATTTGAACCCCTACTGGCATATCTTTTATTTTAAGTGCGTTTCCTGGTTTAATCTCAGCTTGAGATCCTGCCATAACCATGTCACCTTTTTTTAGTCCTTTAGGAGCTAGTATATATCTTTTCTCTCCATCAACGTAGAATAAAAGAGCTATATTAGCTGTTCTATTTGGATCATACTCGATAGATTCTACTCTAGCAGGTATATCTAATTTATTTCTCTTGAAATCGATAATTCTGTAAAGTCTTTTGTGTCCTTTTTGTCTATCTCTACATGTTCTGTGTCCATAGTTGTCTCTACCATATGCAGATTTTAAAGGTACAGTTAAAGACTTTTCAGGTCTTACATTATCTAAATCCGTATTAACTAATCTTGACATTCCTCTTTGTCCATTAGTAATAGGTTTCATTTTTCTAATAGCCATTTTTGCTTAACCTCCGAAAAAATTCCTTTATATTTAGACCTATATATATCTTTAGCCGTTAATCTATTACACTTCTTTAAAATAAGTGATTGTGCTTCCTTGAGCTAATTTAACAATAGCCTTCTTTTTAGCTTGAGTTTTGTAAAGTTTCATTCCGTGTCTTTTAACAACTGGTTTGCTGTTTAAAGTAGATACAGATTCAACTTTTACGTTAAATATTTCCTCTACAGCTTTTCTTATTTGAATTTTGTTTGCTTTTGTGTTTACTTCGAAAGTATATTTGTTATACTCTCTTCTTAACATTTCACTTTTCTCAGTGATAACAGGTCTTTTGATGATATCATAAGCTGTCATTATCCAAGCACCTCCTCTATTGTAGTTAGTGCCTCTCTAGTTACGATTACTTTCTCTTGCTTTAATAACCAGTAAACTCCGATCTCGTTTGGTTGTAATACAACTGCGTTCTCTAAGTTTCTTACTGATAAGTATAAGTTGTAATCGTTTAACTCTGCTAAATCATTTACTACGAATAATTGCTTGTTAGTTGCATTAACTGCATTTGTTAAAGCAATTATTGTTTTTGTTTTTGGAGTTTCGATAGTTCCTTCAAGAACTAAGATATCTCCGTTAGCAACTTTAGCAGATAAAGCTGATCTTAATGCTAAGTTTCTAACTTTCTTGTTAACTTTTTTCTCGTATGATCTTGGGTGAGGACCGAATGTTACTCCTCCACCAACCATGTGAGGAGCTCTGATACTTCCTTGTCTAGCTCTACCAGTTCCTTTTTGTTTAAAAGGTTTTCTTCCTCCTCCTCTAACCATTGCTCTAGTCTTAGTAGCTGCAGTTCCTTGTCTAGCAGCTGCTAATTCTGCAGTTAGTACTTCATGAAGTACTGCTTGATTAGGCTCAATCCCAAACACTGTATCTTTAACTTCTACAGTTCCAGTTTGAGTTCCTGTCAAGTCATATATGTTTAAAACTGCCATTATTTTCCTCCTTCCACATCTACTAATGAATTATTTTTTTACAGCTGGTTTAACAACTATGTAACCGTTCTTTGCTCCAGGTACTGCACCTTTTATTAGTAATAAGTTGTTTTCTGCATCAACTTTAACTACTTTTAAGTTTTGAACTGTTACTGTTTCGTTACCATATTGTCCAGCCATTCTTTTTCCTTTTAATACTTTACCAGGCCAACTTGACATTCCGATAGATCCACCTAGTCTGTGGTTTCTAGATACCCCGTGAGAAGCTCTGTTTCCACCGAATCCGTGTCTCTTCATAACTCCTGATGTTCCTTTACCTTTTGAAGTTCCTGTAATATCTACATAAGCTACTTCAGCAAGTACATCAACTTTGATCTCTTGACCTAATTCATAACCTTCAACTGAGTCAACTCTTAATTCTTTTACGAATCTTTGAGGGTTTACTCCTGCTTTCTTGAAGATTCCCATTACTGGTTTAGTAGTGTTTTTCTCTTTTTTCTCATCAAATCCTAATTGTAGAGCTGTATATCCATCGTTTTCTACAGTTTTCTTTTGTAGTACGAAGTTAGGACCAGCTTCAACAACTGTTACTGGAATGAATTTTCCATCTTCAAAAATTTGAGTCATTCCAATTTTCTTTGCTAAAATTCCTGACATTTTTCTACCTCCATCAAATAATATATTGGTTGACAACTTGACCTCGTGGTTCTACCACTTTGCTTTAAAAAAAGCGCCAACTTGTATTATTCTGTAAGGAAATTTTTTATTCCGATAATCATCTTATCAAACAAATCAAATTCTCGAAATATAACCTTACAATGTTTTTCTAAAAATCAACTAGATTTGTTTGATTTCTATTCCAACACCAGCTGGTAAGTTAACTGCTGTTAACGAAGCTATTGTCTTTTGTGTAGAATTGTTGATTTCAACCATTCTTCTGTGTACTCTCATTTCAAATTGTTCTCTTGAATCCTTGTTTACATGCACTGATCTTAATACAGTGTACTTTCTAATTTTAGTAGGTAATGGCATAGGTCCTGCGATCTCCGCTCTAGACTTTTTAGCAACTTCCGCTATTTTCTTAGCTGATTGATCTAATAAAGTGTGATCATAAGCTTTTAAGTAGATTCTTAATTTGTTAGAAGCCATTTATTCTTTACACCTCCTTGAAAATTATCTTTAAGGATTTTTTCAAATATCCTTATACACTTTAAAGAGTATATCATACTTTCCCAAAAAAGAAAAGCTTTTTTTTATTTTTTTCTAAAGTTTTTTTGAGTTTTTTTCAAATATAGATTTAGAGATCATTTTACAAGGAAACA includes these proteins:
- the rplP gene encoding 50S ribosomal protein L16; this translates as MLMPKRTKHRKMFRGRMKGTAQRGNTVAFGDYGLQALEPHWITNRQIESCRVAINRTFKREGKTFIRIFPDKPITARPAGVRMGKGKGSVEGWVAVVLPGRMMFEVSGVTEEKAIAALRKASMKLPVRCKIVKRENGGEN
- the rpsC gene encoding 30S ribosomal protein S3, coding for MGQKVDPRGLRLGITRSWDSNWYADKKEYAKYFHEDVKIREYVKKNYFHAGIAKVKIERTSPSNVVVLVYTAKAGIIIGRKGAEIDNLRVNLEKLTGKKVTVKVQEVKEFNKDAVLVAENIATSIEKRVAYKRAVSQAVMRAMRAGAKGIKVMVSGRLNGAEIARAEWVVEGKVPLHTLRADIDYATATAHTTYGALGIKVWVFHGEVLPTKREGGEA
- the rplV gene encoding 50S ribosomal protein L22, encoding MEARAITRYVRMSPRKARLVADLVRGKSALEALDILEYTNKKSARLIKKTLASAIANATNNFKMDEDKLVVSTIMINDGPALKRIMPRAMGRADIIRKPTAHIVVAVSEK
- the rpsS gene encoding 30S ribosomal protein S19 — its product is MARSLKKGPFCDHHLMKKVEEAVASENLKAVIKTWSRRSTIFPNFIGITFGVYNGKKHIPVHVTEQMVGHKLGEFAPTRTYYGHGVDKKKKK
- the rplB gene encoding 50S ribosomal protein L2, giving the protein MAIRKMKPITNGQRGMSRLVNTDLDNVRPEKSLTVPLKSAYGRDNYGHRTCRDRQKGHKRLYRIIDFKRNKLDIPARVESIEYDPNRTANIALLFYVDGEKRYILAPKGLKKGDMVMAGSQAEIKPGNALKIKDMPVGVQIHNIELQRGKGGQLVRSAGTAARLVAKEGTYCHVELPSGELRLIHGECMATIGEVGNSEHSLVQIGKAGRNRHMGKRPHVRGSVMNPCDHPHGGGEGKNPVGRKAPLTPWGKPALGVKTRGKKTTDKFIVRRRNDK
- the rplW gene encoding 50S ribosomal protein L23, whose amino-acid sequence is MTAYDIIKRPVITEKSEMLRREYNKYTFEVNTKANKIQIRKAVEEIFNVKVESVSTLNSKPVVKRHGMKLYKTQAKKKAIVKLAQGSTITYFKEV
- the rplD gene encoding 50S ribosomal protein L4; the protein is MAVLNIYDLTGTQTGTVEVKDTVFGIEPNQAVLHEVLTAELAAARQGTAATKTRAMVRGGGRKPFKQKGTGRARQGSIRAPHMVGGGVTFGPHPRSYEKKVNKKVRNLALRSALSAKVANGDILVLEGTIETPKTKTIIALTNAVNATNKQLFVVNDLAELNDYNLYLSVRNLENAVVLQPNEIGVYWLLKQEKVIVTREALTTIEEVLG
- the rplC gene encoding 50S ribosomal protein L3 — encoded protein: MSGILAKKIGMTQIFEDGKFIPVTVVEAGPNFVLQKKTVENDGYTALQLGFDEKKEKNTTKPVMGIFKKAGVNPQRFVKELRVDSVEGYELGQEIKVDVLAEVAYVDITGTSKGKGTSGVMKRHGFGGNRASHGVSRNHRLGGSIGMSSWPGKVLKGKRMAGQYGNETVTVQNLKVVKVDAENNLLLIKGAVPGAKNGYIVVKPAVKK
- the rpsJ gene encoding 30S ribosomal protein S10; translation: MASNKLRIYLKAYDHTLLDQSAKKIAEVAKKSRAEIAGPMPLPTKIRKYTVLRSVHVNKDSREQFEMRVHRRMVEINNSTQKTIASLTAVNLPAGVGIEIKQI